The genomic region TCGCACGCGAAGGGTCGAGCGGAGCACTACGAGGACGTGGTCAACCTCAACTTCGGGATCGTGCCGTCACACGTCCTCCAGGTGATCCAGGACACCGCGTACCGGCCCTACGTGAAGAAGACTGCGGCGGTGCTGCTTGATCCAGAGTTCTCGAGGATGCTGACCGAGCGGCTCGGACCGGGCCGCGCAAGCATGTTCCGGCCGTGGCTGCGCGCCGTCGCGCACCAGGCGGCCGAGACGGTTCCCGAGCACCTGCAGGGACTCGAGGGGCTCTGGCTGGACCTGAAGGGTCGGGCCGCCTTCGCTGCTCTGGCGTACAGCCTCCCGCGCACCCTCGCCAACGTGGCGTCAGACCCCCTCATCGCCGGGACCAGCCGAGTGGACCCGCGCCGGATCGCGCTCGTAGCTGCGAAACTACCCGGCTCCTGGGCAGAGACGCGGCAGTTCGTGCTCGAGAACTCGCCGGAGGTTCGGGACCACGACCAGCACCTGATGCACCGACTCCGCCAGGAAATGAGCCTCCTCGGCGGGAAGGCCGGCACGGCGCATCCACTCCTGCGCGCCGCCCGGGACTCGGGCTTCGTGCTCATGGAGATGGGCGATCGGCTGGTCTCCACCATCATCTGGAAGGCGCGCTACGACCAGACCGTGGCGGCCGAGCTCGCTGCGGCGACCGGCGGCGGCACGCGCGAGCTCCCGCCGGAGGCGGAGCGGGCTGCCCACCGCGCCGCGGTTCGGGACGCAGACGACGCGGTGCGTGAGGTGCTACCCCCGAGCAACATCGCCGACAAGCCCGCGCTCCTTCGCGACCGGAACCTCCTCGGAGGCCTGACGCTCTTCATGGGCCACGCGAACAAGATGTGGCAGCTCTACTACCGGCGGCCGCTGGCCGACATCGCGCGCACCTTCCGCAGCTCCGAGGCAAGTATCGGTGACAAGGCCTCGGTGCTGGCGACCTTCGCTGGCCGCGTTCTCGCGACCTCCGTGGTCAACGGCATCATCGCCGAGTACCTAGCCGGCTCCGGGCAGCAGGACGACGAGACCAGGGGCGAGTGGTACGCCCGCAAGGCGGTCGCCGGCGCCACCTACCCCATGCCGCCGATCCTCGGCGGCGTGCTTGCGGCGCTGGGCGACCGCATGATCTCCGGCCAGTTCCGAAAGCCCAGCGTGCGCACCGCGCCGGGCGCGGAGTGGGCGATCCGGGTCGGTGAGGACGCGTGGAAGGCTCTGGACGGAGACGAGGACGCGAGCAAGCGGGCCCTCATGGCCGCCGAGCTCGCCGGCGGGCTGGTCGTGTACGCACCGCCGCGGCAGGTCGAGCACACCCTCGGCTACGTCCACGACCTGGCAACGCACCGGACGCAGGCGCGCGGGCCCTTCGACCTCGCAGGTGGACTCATCTACGGCGAGAACCCCGAACGGTGGGAGGCTAACCCGCTAACCGACCTGCAGGACGCTGTCTCGGGTGCCCCCGGCCACTGAAATACCAATTAGGGCATATTGACAAATAGGAAGTGCGGTGACTAGGCTGCTCCACACCCGAAGGAGGCCAGTATGGCGAACGCGAAGAGGAAGCCCGTCGCTGAAGCTTTCCAGGTCGAGTCCTCAGCGCCCACCGCCAGGTGGGCGGACGAAGCCCGCGCGCTCGCGCAGCTGAGGCGCTGCTACCAGCGTGACGTGGAGGAGGTGGCCAAGAGGCACAAGGCCCAGCTCCTGGCGGGAGACTTCAACGGTATCTGTGACTCTGCGGAGTTCGGGACCGACCTCAACATGCACAAGCTCGAAGCGATCTGCCTCGAGCATCATCGCATGAGGGACCCCAGCCTTCATGTGGTCACGATTATGCTTAGCTCCGCCTTCATCCGGAACCGTGAGGCGGGGAACCTCGACTGGGAGGACGACCGTTTCGTCGCGCAGTACGCCGGCATGTGCTTCACGATGGAGGTTCAGGCGTACGCGGTTCGGGCCTGGGGCGCCCCCCGGGACGACGTCTGGGAGGTTCCCGCGTAATCGCTGCATAAGAGCCTATTCCGCGGGCTCGCCGGGCCGGGTAGGCTGGCCCGCATGGCTAAGCCGCCGCGGAAGACCAAGAAGGCGAGGGGGAAGGTGGGAAGACCCAAGGGCAGCGGCGTGAAGGGGCACGTGCAGACGCTCCTGCAGCTGCGCCCCGACCAGCGAGCGGCGCTGCTCGAGCTCGCGGAGGCCCGCAGGGTTCCGGGTCGGCCACCGCCGCTCTCCGAGGTCGCACGCGACCTCCTGGACAAGGCCCTCGCCAGGAAGAAGGACAGAACCTGATCGACCGTGAGCGTCCCCGTCTACAACTTCTCGACCTGCACGCGCTGCCGTCAGCTCGTCGGTTCGTGCGCAGGATGCACCGAGGGTGCTTTCTTCGACGCGGACGGGTCGGTCCTGCTCCCGCTGGTGTACGGCCACGAGTCCATCGCGGGCAACATGCCGATGAGCTCGCTGCCGTCGGTTGGGTGCCGTGAGTGCAACGCGGCCTTCGGCTACCTGCATCACGTCGGGTGCAGGGCGGAGGTTTGCCCGAAGTGCGGTGGCCTGATCGTGGAGTGCGGGTGCTCGCTCAAGTGGAGGCCGCAGATCAAGGCGTGAGTCGCGGCAACGGGCTAGGCCGGCCAGCCGAAGAGGGGTACCCCGCCCCCTGCCCGCTGCCACCTCTGGGGAAGCGCCCGGGGAGGCGCCAGTGCGCAGCAAGCGTCTCGAAGAGGAGTGGAAGGCCTCGCTCGCGCGCGGCATCGAGTGTCTCGAGCGCGTGAAGGCGACGCGCCAGGACCTCGTCAGCCAGGGGGCGGAACAGAACCTACTCGAGCGGTTCGATCGGCTCATGGGTGCATGGGGCAGGGCGTACATTGCGCACCTCGACGATGAGCGCGCGAAGCTGGCCCGGAGCGCGACGCTCGCGCGCGGGAAGGAGAAGGCGAGCGCGCGGCGCCGTTCGCGGTTCGAGGCAGAAGTTCTGGCTGCGGCGCGTAGCGGCCGGAAGGTGGAGAGCATCGCCGCGGAACATTCCGAGCGTCGCGAGCTCGCCCGGAAGGCGGCCCTCACTCGCGGAGGGGACGAGCGAGCCGCCCGAGTTGCTGCAGCTGAGGCGGGCTGGTCGCGGGCGCAAGTCCATCGGGTTGTCCAGGCCGCTCGCGAAGATGGGCGGCTCCCCCGGAAGCTCGGCGCTCGCTCCCCAAAGCTCAAGTCTCGCCACGTGCGACGGTAGACCTCCCGGTGTGGTGCGGCCTCACATTCGGGTTGCACACTCTCACGCATGAACATGCACCCACAGACAAGCGCCGTGGACAGCCAGGTCAGGGCTGCGCGCGAGCGGCTCGGCATGACGCGTGAGCAGCTGGCCGTGAAGGCGGGAGTCTCCTCGTCGACGGTGTACCTCGTTGAGCGCGCCGGCCTGATGAGCAAGACGACAGCCGCGAAGCTGGCGGTGGTCCTCGGGGTCTCGGCAGAGGAGCTGCGCCCGTGACCGCCCGGCGGCCGCAAGATGCTCAGGGCTTCACCCAGCTCGAGACCACTGCCCGGGCCGTGGTCCATCGACAGGGGAAGAGGGGCGCTCTCCGGCAGCTGCTCGGCGATGGCGCTTGGCACCCAGCGCGCGAGCTGATCAGGGTCGGTGGCACGAGATACGGAGGCCGTCTACACGAGCTCCGCCGAGGGGCGGACGGCCTGCCGGCGATGGACATCGAGGGCCGGCCGATGTCCCGCTCGAGCTGCGACGGAGAATGGGAGTACCGACTTGTCCTGGAGGAGGTCCGCCGTGCCTGAGACCGTGATCGACGCCCGGGCTAGGCACGCCTGGCCGTGGCTCCCCGGATCTGCGCCCGCCGGCGCCTTCATCATCGGTCCCCTCGGTGAGCGCGTGCGGGTCGCTCCCGACGGGACCGCCGAAGAGGTTCTCGAGGTCCCCCGCAGATGGAGCGCTTCCGCAGATCCCTGCGCGGGGGCACGGCTGTGAGCGATGCTCAGGCCCTCAGCGCCGTCATCGAGGCGATGGTCGACCGGATCGTTGCGGTGAAGATCGAGGCGGTGCTCGCCGCGCGCGGCGCGGCCTCTCAGCTGGTAGCTGCACAGGCGGGGCGGTGGATGACCCCGCCTCGAGCAGCGAAGGCCACCGGGGTGCCGGTGAAGACGATCCGCGAGCTCATCGCGTCCGGGCGGCTGCAGCCGCGCCTCAAGAACCGAGCCGCCGCCCCAAAGCAGCCGAAGTACCTCGTCAACGTGGACGAGGTCGCCGCGGCCGCGGCGCTGCCGCGTCTCCCTCGGTCTTCGGAGCCGAGGGCAGTGGAGGCGCCGGCGATCGATCTGGCGGAGCGCGCGCGCCGCATCCGCGCGAAGGTGTCCGGGAGGTAGGCGATGGGGAACCTCTACTCGCGAGCGGGAAGCCGGTTCCTGTGGATGAAGTGGGTGGACGCGCACGGGATCGAGCGGCGCGCTTCCACCGAGACGGGGGACCGGGCCGAGGCCCAGGCGCTGCTGGACGAGACGGAGCGCCAGGAGGGCGAGCGCGCTCCGCTGGGTCGGCAGGTCGGGATGACCGTGCGGCGGTTCTTCGAGGAGATCTGGCTGCCTCAGCGGAAGGTGCTTCGGCCCTTCGCGTGGCAGGTCGATAAGGGACGCCTCGAGCAGCACTTTCTCCCAGACTTTGGGGATCGGGTGCTGTCGCAGCTCGCGAGCGACCGGGCCGAGGTGGAGCTCCTCGATTGGCTTCTCGGCCTTCGCTCCAAGCTGAGCAAGCGGGACGGCAAGCCGCTCGCGAGCCGGACCGTCTGGAACATCGCCAGCATCGTGCGGGTGTTCTTCTCGGACGCCCTCGAGCGGAAGAAGATCGCCCGCGACCCCACCGAGCACTGGAACGCGGAGCGCCACCTGCCTGCCAAGGCCGACAAGGAGCAGGGCTGGCGGCAGCGGGCCGGGTTCACGCTCGACCAGGTGGTCACCCTGACCACGGACCGCCGCATCCCAGAGGACCGGCGCGTGCTCTACGCGCTTCGCTTCCTGGGGGGCGGCCTGCGGCCCGGCGAGGCGGCGAACGCGCGCTGGCGCGACCTGGACAGCGCCAGGGGGCCGCTCTGGCGCCTGACCATCGCGAGCGCCTTCAACACACTCACCCGGAGCGAGAAGAGCACCAAGACGGGCGCGGAGCTGAACGTGCCCGTGCACCCCGTCCTGCGAGCCGCTCTCGAGGCGTGGCAGGCGGCCGGCTGGCAGCGGTTCATGGGGCGGGAGCCCAAGCCGGATGACCTCCTCGTGCCGCGGCAGGAGGGGGGACAGCGCCGGGTCACGACGAGCCTGCTCCAGTTCCACGCCGACCTCGAGGCGGTCGGGTACGGGCTGCAGCGGCAGTACGAGAGCCGCTCAACCTTCCGCAACCTGGCCCTGCTCGCCGGCGCGAGCGAGTTCCACATCAACGCGATCACCCACCCGCGGCCGCAGAAGGCGTCGGACTTCTACACGCGCCTGGAGATGCAGTGGGGGGCGATGTGCCGCGCCGTCGAGTGCATCGACGCGAGCGCCTGGGGCGGCCGCACGGTGGTCGAGAAGTCCGGCGGGGAGGGCGAGGCGAAGGAGCCTGCGAGCCCTCTCCGGGTGGTTACAGCTCCCGGTTACAGTCTTGGGACCGGAAGAAAAAAAGCCCCGCCATCTCTCACAGATGGCGGGGCACTTCGAGTGACCCCTACGGGATTTGAACCCATGTTTTCGACGTGAGAGGCCGACGTCCTAACCGTTAGACGAAGGGGCCTTGCTGCGTTTTTCTGCGGTGCTTCTATCTGCCGTCCCGCGGCCTGTCAACGACTGCGGGGTGAAACTTGGTTGGGGGACAAGGATTCGAACCTTGATAGCCAGATCCAGAGACTGGCGTCCTGCCGTTAGACGATCCCCCAACAACCTGGATCGTGCGAACGCGGCCTTATAGCGAGGACCGGGCCCCGAGGTCAACGGTCTTCGTTCGCGGCGCCTCCTACAGCTTCGGGAGCGTGCCGGAGTAGGTGACGAGGAGCACGGCCGGCTTCACGGCCTGGCTGCTCGTCACGGTGATGGTGGCGCCGCCGGTCGCGGCGACCCCGGTGCCGAAGGCGTTCCAGCCATCCACGCGCAGCGTGGCGGAGGCGGGCGTGCCGGGGTTGAGGCTCTTGTACTCGAGGTGGCGGAGCTTGGTGTGGAACGGGGTCCAGTCGGCGCCGGTGTAGTCGAACCGGGCGTCGGGGGAGAAGCTCTCGTTCGAGAAGGCGGCCGCGGTGGTGAAATCGGCCATGGCCGACTCGAAAGTCGCGCCGAGCGCGTTGGCGAGGTTGGACTTGCCGGAGAGGAGGTTCCCCGCCGCGGGATCGCCGGAGAGGGCCGTGAGGAGCGAGGTGGACTTCCGGTCGGTCAGGTAGCGAAGGAAGGAGTGGACGCCCTCGTAGTTGCCGATGGGATCGCTCTGCCAGGTGGTCATGCTGGCGGTCGCGTAGCCCATGAACCCGCTCGAGGGGGCGAGCGCCAGGTACTGCCTCGGCGAGGTCACGCTCCCGTGCCAGCCGAACCCAGCCTCGTCCTCCGCCACCTTCGACAGGGCCTCGTTGAGCCAGGTCTCCTCGTATCCGCAGGTGTTCGCGGGAAGCAGGCAGTGCAGGTTGAAGCTGATGAGGTGCTGGAACTCGTGCGCCAGCGTGGACGGGATCACCTGGGTCATCGAGTAGGTCGTGGTGAAGTTGGCCGTGGCGAGGTTCGTCGGCGTGTTCATGACGAACATGTCGGCGCCGTTCGAGCCCCGGTACGGGAAGGCGAGGGCGTTCCCGGAGGTGCAGGCCGGCGCGCCCGTGGTGCCGCAGTTGCAGCCGGGGCTCGTGTCCGGGCCGAAGAGGTTGCCGGCCCAGTAGTAGCCTGCCGTGATGGCGCCGTTCGAGAGCCCGCCCACCTTCCCGGTGAAGAGGATGATGAGCTTGCCGTTCCCGTCCACGTCGCTCGGCGGGCCGAAGATCTGCGTGTCGGCCGGGTAGATCTGGCTCTCCCAGGCGTTCGCCAGGTTCTGCCAGTCGGTGGTCTGGAACTGCGCCTGGTCCGCGGCGTCCACGTAGAAGAGGGCGTGCGCGGTCTGCCACGCGAGCGGGGCGGAGATGCGGTTGAAGGTGGCGCCCGCGCCGGGCGTGCCGTTCTGCGCGACGCAGAAGGACCCGGGGTTGGCGGGGGCGGTGAGGGCCTGCGACGCCGCGCCGAGCCCGCCCGTCCGCTTGGCCGCGCGGATCGCCGGCGCGAGCGCCGCCTCGCCGTCGCGGAGCGCCGCCTCGCCCGTGCTGGTCGCCGGCCCGAGGTCGGCGCCGGCGAGCGAGAGCGCCGAGGCGGCCGGCGCGAGCGTGGAGGCGATCGCCGCGGTGTTGGCCACCGTCACCGTGGCCGGGGCGTTGTCGGCGGCGTTGGCGCCGGTGTTGAGGAGGATGACCATGGCCGACTGACCGGCGGGGACGGAGAGGGCGAGCGAGCCCGACGTCCAGTCGGACGGCGCCTTGTAGGTCCAGTTCGGGAGCGAGACCGGGCCGCTCGGGATCACGGTCACGGTCGCCGAGTCGCTGAGCGAGCCCGCGGTGGCGGTGACCACCGCCGAGGCGGCCTGGAGGACCGAGCTCGGCGGGGTCCAGGTGACGCTGGCGCCGGTGGTCGCCGAGAGCGACCCGAGGCCGGGCGGGTTGAGGGCCCAGGTCACCGGGCCGGCCGCCCCGCCGGCGAGGACCGCCGTGAACGCGACCGGGGAGCCGCCGCCCACGGCGCTGGCGCTGTGCGGGCTCACGGTCAGGCTCGGCCCGGCGGACGGCTTGGGGCTCACGGTAATCGCGACCGTGGCGGTCTTCCCGGCCGCCGAGGCGGTCAGCACCTCGGACCGGGTCGCCGAGACGGCGGAGGGCGGCGTGTAGAACACGGTGCTGCCGGTGCTGGGGCTGATGCTGCCCGCCGCGCCCGACGAGAGGCTCCAGGTCACCGTGCCGGAGGCGCCGACCAGGTTCGCGGTCACGCCGACGGCGGCGGCGCCGGCCTGGACCGAGATGGTCGCCGGGTCCACGCTGAGAGTGGGGTCGCTGGAGCCGCTCCCGCCCCCGCCGCACCCCAGCGCGGCGAAGAGGAGGGCGAGGGGGAGGACGAGGCGGGTCTTGTTCATGATCGGTCGCGATCTCAGCCGAGCTTGTCCTGCAGCACCTGACGCACCAGCGCGGCGTCGGCCGCGCCCTGCGTCTCCTTCATGGCGGCGCCCACCAGCACGCCGAAGAGCTTCTTCTCGCCAGCCCGGTACCGGTCGGCCTCGGCGCGGCGCGCCGCGAGGGCGCGGTCCACGGCCGCCTCGACGGCGGCCCGGTCGGTCACCTTCTCGAGCCCGAGCTCCGCGACGAGCGGCGCCGGCTCGCCGCCGCGCGCGACCAGCGCGGCGAGCAGCACCTTGCCGCCGGCCGGCGTGACCCGGCCGGACTCGACGAGGGCCACGAAGCGCCCGAAGGCGGGCCCGGTGACGGGCAGGGAATCGAGGGGGCGCCCGGCGGCGAGGCCGGCGAGCTCGTTCACGAGCCAGCGCGCCGCGGCGCGGGGGTCGGCGGGCGCGGCCACGGCGGCCTCGAAGAGGGCAGTCGCCGCCGGGTCGGCGGCCACGGCGTCGGCCTCGTCGGCCCCGAGCCCGGCGGCCTGGAGCCGCGCGAACCGGGACGCGCGCGCCGGGTCGGCGGCGAGCTGCTCGGCCCGGAGCTCCTCGCGGCTCCGGCGCGGCTCGCCCGCGGCCGCCGCGGGCCTCGGCCGGCGCGGCTCGCGCTCGGCCCTGGGCGCCTGGCGGGCGGCCCAGGTGTCCTTGAGGGTGATGGTCCGGTTCCAGACCGGCGCGCCCGGGCGCGACTCGACCGGATCGGCGAAGAAGTAGCCCTGCCGGAGGAACTGCCAGCGGCTGCCCGGCTCGGCCGCCGCCAGGGCCGGCTCGAGCCGCGCTCCCGCGGCCACCCGGAGCGAGTCGGGGTTGAGCACGGTGAGGAAGTCCTCGACCGCGTCCGGCTGCTCGACGGTGAAGAGCCGGTCGTAGAGCCGCACCGGCGCCGCCACCGCGGAGGGCGCGTGGACCCAGTTGAGCGTGCCGCCGGCGACCTTCCGGCCGGCGTCGGCGAGCGACGCGGGGTCGTGGCTGCAGCGGAGCCCGATCACCTCGCCGCCCGCGCCGCGGACCACCTCGTCGCACTTCACGACGTAGCCGCCGGCGAGCCGGACCTCGCGCCCCGGCGCGAGCCGCTTCCAGTCGGCCGGCGGGTCCTCCGAGAAGTCCTCCCGCTCGACCAGGAGCTCGCGGCCGAAGGGCACCTGCCGCCCGCCGCGCGCCGGCTCAAGCGGCCACCAGGGGAGCTCGAGCGACTCGACGCGGTCCGCTGGCCAGGTGGTGATCGTGACCGGCAAGGGGTTCAGGACCGCGAGCGCCCGCGGCGCCCGCGCCTCGAGGTCGCCGCGGATGGCGAACTCGAACTTGCCGATGTCCACCACGCTGTTGTTCTTGGCGACGCCGATGAGCTCGGCGAAGTCGCGCAGCGCCTCGGGCGTGACCCCGCGCCGCCGCAGGCCGGCGAGGGTGGGCATGCGCGGGTCGTCCCAGCCGGCGACGCGCCCCTCCTCGACCAGTCGGAGGAGCTTCCGCTTCGACATGACGGTGTAGCCGAGGGCCAGCCGGGCGAACTCGTACTGGCGCGGGCGGGGGCTCCAGGGGCCCAGGTTGTCGAGCACCCAGTCGTAGAGGGCGCGGTTCGACTCGAACTCGAGCGTGCAGATGGAGTGCGTCACCCCCTCGAAGGCGTCCTCGAGCGGGTGGGCGTAGTCGTACATCGGGTAGATGCACCACGCGTCGCCGGTGCGGTGGTGGTGCGCGTGCCGGATCCGGTAGAGGAGCGGGTCGCGCAGGAGCACGTTCTCGTGCGCCATGTCGATCCGGGCGCGCAGCACGCAGGCGCCGTCCGGGAACTCCCCGGCCCGCATGCGGCGGAAGAGGTCGAGGCTCTCGGCGGCCGGGCGGTTCCGGAACGGGCTCTCCACCCCGGGGCGCTCGAAGCTGCCCCGCTGCTCGCGGATCTCCTCCTGCGACTGCGTGTCCACGAAGGCCTTGCCCTCGAGGATGAGCCGCTCGGCGCACGCGTACATCCGCTCGAAGTAGTCGGAGGCGAAGTGGAGGTGCTCGCCCCAGTCGCCGCCGAGCCAGCGGACGTCGGCCTCGATCGACTCGACGTACTCGACCTCCTCCTTGGTCGGGTTGGTGTCGTCGAAGCGCAGGTGGGTGCGGCCGCCGTACTGCCGGGCCAGGCCGAAGTTGAGCAGGATCGACTTGGCGTGGCCGATGTGCAGGTAGCCGTTCGGCTCGGGCGGGAAGCGGGTCACGACCTGGCCGCCGTCGAGCCCGGCGGCGAGGTCGCGCTCCACGATCTCGGTGAGGAAATTCTGGGGGCGGGAGGCTTCGGCCATCCTCGCCGTGTATCGCAGCCCGCCCGCCCCCGCAAGGTGCGGCGGGCGTCACGGAATGTGCTTCAGCGCCTCGTCGAGCCGGGCCAGGGTCTCCGCCCGGCCGAGGATCTGGACCACGTCGTAGATGCCGGGGGAGGCGGTGCCGCCGGTGAGCGCCACCCGGACCGGCTGGGCCACCTTGCCCACCCCGAGCCCGCGGCTCTCGGCCGCCTCGTGGAAGAGCTTCTCCAGCGCCGGCGTCTCGAGCGCCTGCATCGCCGCCACGCCGTCGCGGACCGCCTGGAGCAGCGGCTTCGAGGC from Anaeromyxobacter paludicola harbors:
- a CDS encoding helix-turn-helix transcriptional regulator, coding for MDSQVRAARERLGMTREQLAVKAGVSSSTVYLVERAGLMSKTTAAKLAVVLGVSAEELRP
- a CDS encoding glutamine--tRNA ligase/YqeY domain fusion protein; this encodes MAEASRPQNFLTEIVERDLAAGLDGGQVVTRFPPEPNGYLHIGHAKSILLNFGLARQYGGRTHLRFDDTNPTKEEVEYVESIEADVRWLGGDWGEHLHFASDYFERMYACAERLILEGKAFVDTQSQEEIREQRGSFERPGVESPFRNRPAAESLDLFRRMRAGEFPDGACVLRARIDMAHENVLLRDPLLYRIRHAHHHRTGDAWCIYPMYDYAHPLEDAFEGVTHSICTLEFESNRALYDWVLDNLGPWSPRPRQYEFARLALGYTVMSKRKLLRLVEEGRVAGWDDPRMPTLAGLRRRGVTPEALRDFAELIGVAKNNSVVDIGKFEFAIRGDLEARAPRALAVLNPLPVTITTWPADRVESLELPWWPLEPARGGRQVPFGRELLVEREDFSEDPPADWKRLAPGREVRLAGGYVVKCDEVVRGAGGEVIGLRCSHDPASLADAGRKVAGGTLNWVHAPSAVAAPVRLYDRLFTVEQPDAVEDFLTVLNPDSLRVAAGARLEPALAAAEPGSRWQFLRQGYFFADPVESRPGAPVWNRTITLKDTWAARQAPRAEREPRRPRPAAAAGEPRRSREELRAEQLAADPARASRFARLQAAGLGADEADAVAADPAATALFEAAVAAPADPRAAARWLVNELAGLAAGRPLDSLPVTGPAFGRFVALVESGRVTPAGGKVLLAALVARGGEPAPLVAELGLEKVTDRAAVEAAVDRALAARRAEADRYRAGEKKLFGVLVGAAMKETQGAADAALVRQVLQDKLG